Proteins found in one Cricetulus griseus strain 17A/GY chromosome X, alternate assembly CriGri-PICRH-1.0, whole genome shotgun sequence genomic segment:
- the LOC113837786 gene encoding cancer/testis antigen 55-like isoform X2, with amino-acid sequence MNLLRRVSAIFRRGTESQETLQKQPQDNSKLKSIHGIVTHLCSDYGWINESIFFNTDVVCGKISVNVGTNVIALVEENETTHVLKAIKVKAMNNSVGGTEASDLDRELCISCVTSVTQDNVYISQETFFPVQLFSGEFKPFKGDLLLVEYSMKPGTSNMSIHSVSPLNSQSIREVCVTSVDGRTGMLESNIYFTLDSLQKPTGYTPGLYDVVNVVAVDSIQTHCIWRAVSMIPVEMCVDQAS; translated from the exons ATGAATCTTCTACGCCGGGTTTCAGCTATCTTTCGGAGGGGCACAGAGTCTCAAGAAACACTGCAGAAACAACCTCAAG ATAACTCCAAGTTGAAGTCTATCCATGGAATTGTGACCCATCTTTGTTCCGACTATGGCTGGATTAATGAATCTATCTTTTTCAATACTGACGTGGTATGTGGTAAGATCTCAGTGAACGTTGGGACAAATGTTATTGCTCTTGTGGAAGAAAACGAAACAACTCATGTACTGAAAGCAATCAAG GTGAAAGCCATGAATAATTCTGTTGGCGGTACTGAGGCATCAGACCTTGATAGAGAACTTTGTATTTCTTGTGTCACCTCAGTAACACAGGACAACGTCTATATCAGTCAGGAAACTTTTTTCCCTGTCCAGCTGTTTTCGGGAG AATTTAAGCCTTTCAAAGGAGACTTGTTGCTGGTTGAGTATTCCATGAAGCCGGGAACCTCAAACATGAGCATTCACTCTGTGAGCcccctgaactcacagagtatCAGAGAG GTCTGTGTGACCAGCGTTGATGGAAGAACTGGTATGTTGGAATCCAACATCTATTTCACTTTGGATTCTCTCCAGAAGCCTACTGGTTATACACCCGGGCTCTATGACGTTGTGAATGTGGTTGCTGTGGACAGCATTCAGACACACTGCATTTGGAGAGCAGTATCAATGATCCCGGTGGAAATGTGTGTTGACCAAGCCTCGTAA